The genomic window ACAGGATCCGAGTACGACCGAGGAAATTCTGCGGTATTACGAACGCCTATCCAGAATCACGCACCAAGGAGATCGTCTTTTGATTTCGGGTCACACGCACGATTTTCTCTGCATTCCTCATTTAAGAATCATCAACACGGGGGATTGGGTGAAAAGCAACAGCTTCGTATTACAAGACGGATCTCATTTTATCGGAGCCAAGATGAACAAACGGGGAGAATTCTCCAAAGAATTCGTTTACAAACACAAGGAAGATTCCTCCGTTTAGTAAAAATATTTCTTGCTTAACCTTTTCAAAAGGTGCAGAATTGCCGGATGCAAATTCCAGGTTATTCTACGATCTTGCAGTTCATTTCGGAAAATCCTTGGTCTTCTTTTTTTTACGCGTTGGGAACATACACTCTCATCGCGCTCATTCACGACATCGTTCAAAGAAGACACTCAATCAAACATAACTTTCCGCTTGTGGGAAGAATCCGATATCTATTTGAAACGATCGGACCTGAACTAAGGCAATACTGGGTCGCGAACGACAAAGAAGAAATGCCGTTCAATCGCGCGGAACGTTCCTGGGTTTATGCGACGGCAAAAAAACAAAACAACAACTTCGGATTCGGAACGACCGAACTTTTATACGAAGCGGGTTATCCGATCATCAAACACAGCGCGTTTCCGTTCCCCGAATCCAAGGTAAAACATTTAAAGAACGATACTTCGATGATCCCTTGTCTGAAGGTGATCGGAGAATTTCATAACCGCAAAAAACCGTTTCGTCCCCCTTCCGTAGTGAACATTTCCGCAATGTCCTACGGTTCTCTCGGGAAGAACGCGGTCTCCGCTTTGAACAAAGGCGCGATGATGGCGCATTGTTATCAGAATACGGGAGAAGGCGGGATCAGCCCCTATCACCAGTTAGGCGGCGATATCGTTTGGCAGATCGGAACCGGTTACTTCGGCGCAAGAGACGCGAACGGAAATTTTTCCTTGGATCTTTTCGGACAAAAGATCCAGGAAAACCCCCAAATCAGAATGATCGAAATCAAACTTTCGCAAGGCGCAAAACCGGGCAAAGGAGGAATTCTCCCCGGAAAAAAAGTCACGAAACAAATCGCTGCGATTCGAGGAGTTCCGGCGGGACAGGATTGTGTTTCGCCTAACGCGCATTCCGAATTCGGAACGGTGAGCGAATTGATCGACTTTATCGAACGGCTTCATTCCGCGAGCGGACTTCCGGTGGGAATCAAAAGCGCGATCGGAGAAATCCATTTTTGGAACGAACTCGCGGAACGGATGAAACAAACCAACAAAGGACCCGATTTCATCACGATCGACGGCGGAGAAGGAGGAACCGGTGCGGCTCCCCTCGCCTTTGCAGATCACGTTTCTCTTCCGTTCAAGGTAGGATTCGCGCGAGTTTATCAGATCTTTCAAAAGGAAAAACTCTCCGAAAGAATGGCCTGGATCGGAAGCGGTAAATTAGGATTTCCTGATAGAGCCATCGTCGCCTTCGCGATGGGATGCGATCTTATCAACGTCGCACGGGAAGCGATGATGTCCATCGGCTGCATTCAAGCGCAGCGTTGTCATACGGATCATTGTCCCGCTGGAGTCGCTACGCAAAACCGCTGGCTGCAGGCCGGACTCGATATAGATCTCAAAGCGGAACGGAACGCGAATTACATCAAAGGACTCCGCAGAGAAGTTTTGTCCGTTACGCACGCGGCGGGTTACGAACATCCTCTTCAGTTCCGAGGAAGCGATATCGAGATCAGTGCAGGACTCAATATCTTCAAGACGTTGGAAACCATTCTCGGTTACGAACGAGATCACGTTCATTTTACGAAGATGCTCGATTATACCGATCACACGTATTTGGAAGAATACATGCAGGGAGTCAGCAAAGTGGAACACCCGAATCACGCAACGAACAATCATCCGAAGTAACACATCATTCGCGTCAAAGCGATTCAACGTTCAATGGGTTACGGCTCGCTTCCTGAAAGCCGACCTAAAGGAAGGCTTTCGCTGAGTTCTGTCGCAATTGCAAGCTCAGAAATTGCCTCCTATGGACGCACAATTTACCACTTGCAATCCCGCTTTTGCATTAAATCCTGTGCGAAAGCGGAGATCTCATGTTTCAGTTTTCTTTTTCATTCTTAACCGTCCTGGAAGAAGCGCGGGACGTTCTGATCAGACCGGTTTCATTTTTCAAAGAACTTTCCAAAGCCCCGGAAGAATCTCTGATTCCGTTGTATCTGCGCTCGCTGATCTTTA from Leptospira yasudae includes these protein-coding regions:
- a CDS encoding FMN-binding glutamate synthase family protein, with amino-acid sequence MQIPGYSTILQFISENPWSSFFYALGTYTLIALIHDIVQRRHSIKHNFPLVGRIRYLFETIGPELRQYWVANDKEEMPFNRAERSWVYATAKKQNNNFGFGTTELLYEAGYPIIKHSAFPFPESKVKHLKNDTSMIPCLKVIGEFHNRKKPFRPPSVVNISAMSYGSLGKNAVSALNKGAMMAHCYQNTGEGGISPYHQLGGDIVWQIGTGYFGARDANGNFSLDLFGQKIQENPQIRMIEIKLSQGAKPGKGGILPGKKVTKQIAAIRGVPAGQDCVSPNAHSEFGTVSELIDFIERLHSASGLPVGIKSAIGEIHFWNELAERMKQTNKGPDFITIDGGEGGTGAAPLAFADHVSLPFKVGFARVYQIFQKEKLSERMAWIGSGKLGFPDRAIVAFAMGCDLINVAREAMMSIGCIQAQRCHTDHCPAGVATQNRWLQAGLDIDLKAERNANYIKGLRREVLSVTHAAGYEHPLQFRGSDIEISAGLNIFKTLETILGYERDHVHFTKMLDYTDHTYLEEYMQGVSKVEHPNHATNNHPK